A region from the Lytechinus variegatus isolate NC3 chromosome 6, Lvar_3.0, whole genome shotgun sequence genome encodes:
- the LOC121417392 gene encoding uncharacterized protein LOC121417392, translated as MSLFAFLGAVYLLPSNAAKRTSLADAVQYFLVTRPPGTSIESFTREQRKEGNLKRSQPYLLGIGSRRLPTQFFVIIDERAIPCGGDVTSAVDVMFKLHFVFNIHYATELKAFYAFLEHYVYEVGLPKDVIPARASELMSSIMAISSNK; from the exons ATGTCACTCTTTGCCTTTCTTGGTGCTGTGTACCTCCTTCCATCTAATGCAGCGAAAAGGACATCTTTGGCTGATGCAGTGCAGTACTTCCTGGTGACAAGACCG CCTGGTACCAGCATCGAATCCTTCACCAGAGAGCAGCGCAAGGAAGGAAACCTCAAGAGAAGCCAGCCGTACCTGCTTGGAATAGGGAGTCGTCGTCTACCAACCCAGTTCTTTGTCATCATTGATGAGCGGGCAATCCCTTGCGGAGGAGATGTTACATCAGCTGTGGATGTCATGTTCAAGTTACACTTTGTATTCAACATCCACTATGCCACAGAACTGAAGGCATTCTATGCCTTTCTGGAGCATTATGTGTATGAAGTTGGTCTGCCGAAGGATGTCATCCCAGCTCGTGCATCTGAGCTGATGTCTAGCATCATGGCCATTAGCAGCAACAAGTAA